A region of the Pseudarthrobacter phenanthrenivorans Sphe3 genome:
ACCACCGTGGCTCCCGGACAGAACTCCATGAGCCCTGACGTCACCATGCCGGAAATCCCCGAGGATTTCCCCACCATGAACGAGGACGTCTGGGTCTGGGACACCTGGTCCCTGACGGACGAGAACGCCAACCAGATCAGCTACAAGGGCTACGACGTCATCTTCTCGCTCGTCGCTGACCGCCACGCCGGGTACAACTTCGACCAGCGCCACTGGAACGCCCGCATCGGCTACTTCTTCCGGAAGACCAACGCCGACCCGGCCAAGGACAAGTGGAACTACGGCGGACACCTCTTCGTGGACGGCGCCTCCATCGGCAACACCGAATGGTCCGGCTCCACCCGCCTCATGCAGGGCAACCACGTGAACGTGTTCTACACGGCCACCACCTTCCACGACGCGGCAGAGCGGAACGCCGGCGGCGGCGGCATTGCCCCGGACGCAGCCATCGCCAAGGCCCTGGGCAAGATCCACGCTGACGAAAACGGCGTGACCTTCGACGGCTTCGAGCACACCAAGCTGCTCGAGCCGGACGGCACGATGTACCAGACCAAGGAGCAGAACCCGGGCTTCGCGTTCCGCGACCCGTTCACGTTCGCCGACCCGGCCCACCCGGGCAAGACCTTCATGGTCTTCGAAGGCAACACGGGCGGCAACCGCGGCGAGTACCAGTGCACCGAGGAAGACCTTGGCTACCGTGAGGGCGATGCCAACGCAGAATCCCTCGACGAGGTGAACAGCAGCGGCGCCTACTACCAGACCGGCAATGTGGGGCTCGCCGTCGCGGACAACAAGGACCTGACCAAGTGGTCCTTCCTGCCGCCGATCCTCTCCGCGAACTGCGTCAACGACCAGACTGAGCGTCCGCAGATCTTCATCCAGAACGAGGACGGCAAGAACAAGTACTACCTGTACACGATCAGCCACCAGTTCACGTACGCGGCCGGCATGCGCGGCCCCGATGGCGTCTACGGTTTCGTGGGCGACGGCGTGCGCTCCGACTACCAGCCCGTCAACAATTCCGGCCTGGCACTCGGTTCGCCCACCGACCTCAACCTGCCCGCGAACAACCCGAGCGGCAGCATCTCCGGCCAGCAGAACGGCCGGCAGTTCCAGGCCTACTCGCACTACGTGCAGCCCAACGGCCTCGTGCAGTCGTTCATTGACAACGTCAACGGCGTGCGCGGCGGCTCGCTCTCCCCGACCGTGAAGATCAACTTCAAGAACGGCGTGACCCAGGTGGACCGCAGCTTCGGCCAGAACGGCCTTGGCCCGTTCGGCTACCTGCCCACCAACGTCCGCGTCGGCGGCGAGGGCCACTACAAGTAAACGGCTGCCCCAACAGCTGCTGAAATACAGGCAGGGACGTCCGGTATTCCGGCGTCCCTGCCTGCTGCCGTTAAGTCGCAGCCAAGGGATAGGGTTGGGAACAACAGAAGGGGGAGTGCCTGATGGAATACCAGAACCCACAACCCGAGGCGGGCATCTACAGCCACGCCGCGCCGGTTCCTGTCCCTGCTTCCGCGCTGGGGCGCACCGTGATTTCCGAAACAGCCGTGGCCAAGGTGGCGGGCATCGCCGCCAGGGCCGTGCCGGGCGTCTACTCCCTGGGCTCCGGGCCTTCGCGTGCACTGGGCGCCATCCGTGACGCCGTCGGCAGTTCGGACCATGCGGCTGGTGTGCATGCGGAAGTGGGTGAAACCCAAGTGGCCGTGGACATCAGCCTGGTGGCAAGTTATGGGACGCCGCTGCATTCGCTGGCCGACCAGGTGCGGGCCGCTGTTTACCGCGCTGTGGAGGAACTCGTGGGGTTGCAGGTCATCGAGGTGAACGTGGAGATCACGGACGTCTACGTGCCCCCTCCCGTCAAACCCACCCCCTCCGGCTCCACTGACAGGGAGGCTCTGCTGTGAATCTCACCGTTGCGGGCATGGCGATGGGCGCGTTCGTCGCCTTCATGTCGTTGCAGTTCGGCCTTTGGGGCTTCCTGGTGTCGCTGCTGTTCATGGCGATCGGCGCGCTGCTGGGCCGTGCCGCCGAGGGGAAGCTGGACCTGCGCGGCGTGCTGGATGCCATCATCGGCCGGCGCTCATCCTCATGAACCCCGCCGCGCCGGCCGTGCGGGCGCAGGTGCTCAGCGGCCACAACAGGATCAGCACTCAGGCACTGACCAGCCTCGCGAAGGTGGCGGCCGCCCAGGCGCTGGACGTCGACGCCCAGGACGTGCGGGCTGACTGGGCGGACGACGACGGGCTGCTGGCATTGTCCCTCGTCGCGCCCATCAGCGTTCCGCCGCTGCAGCCGGTGGCCACGGACCCCGGGCGGGTGGCGGCGTTCGGCGGCTCTATCTGGGACCGCGCCGTCAACGCCAAAACCCACATCCTGGAAACCGTCACGAAGCTCAGCGGCGCGCGTTTGAGCCGCGTGGATATCAGGATCAGCGGCGTCAGGATCAGGGAAGGAGGGCGGGTGAAATGAGTCGGACGGACCAGAGCGGAAGCGCGGAAGGAACCGCCAGCTCCGCCACGGCCCTGCACAGGCGCGGAAACCAGGGGCCGGACATGCAGAGGATCCTGCATCGCGAAACCCATTCAACACGGGCTGTTGTGGCCACCGTGGCAGCTGTGATGGTTATGGCGCTCGCCGCGTATGGCCTCCTCGAGGCCGCGGTGCATGCCATCGGGCAGCCGGCATGGCTCATAGAGCCCCAAGTGGCAGCGGAACGGATCGTGGCCCTGCCCTCGGGGATTCCGCTGCTGCTGCTCGGCGCGATCGGTGCGGTCCTGGCCATGGTGGGCCTGGTCTTCTTCCTCAACGGGGTACTGCCCGGGCGGCGTGCACGGCACCTGTTGTCAGTCAATGCCCTGGACGCTCGGGGTCCCGCCGTAGTGGTGGATGACGAGGTGGTTGCCTCCTCGTTGGCCCGGCGTGCCCGGCTCGCCGCCAACGTGGCGCCGGAGCAGGTCATGGTGGTGGTCTCGCAACGGCAGGTCACAGTAAATGTCCGGCCAACATCCGGCGTGCCGGTAGACGAGGAAGGCGTGCTCGCCGCCGTCCGCGATGAACTCAACGCCATGGCGCTGGAGCCCTCACCGGAGCCCCGCATCAATGTTGCCCCTTCGGGGGTGATCGGCGCGTGAACAGCACTCCGAGCCTGCTGAACCGGATTCTCATCGCGGTCCTGGGCCTCATATTGCTTGCCGTGGGCGGCCTGCTGATGCTGCTGGCTGCAGTCCCTGCGGTGGCCACCTGGTGGCATTCCTGGGCTGCAGGCATTTGGCAGGGAGCCAACAATGCCTTTAATGCCACCAGGTTCCCGGGCCGGCCGGAAAGCTGGCTGTGGATCCTGGTAGCCCTCGCCCTGCTGGTCCTGATCGGCCTCATGGTGGCCTGGATTGCCCAGCAAGGCAAAGGCCGCGCCAACCTGCTCGCCGCGGATTACGATCCCGGAGCGGTTCCGGGAGATGTCCGGATCGGCGGGGGAGTGGCCGAGCAGGCACTCAAACACGCCCTCGCGGGCCGGCCGGACCTCGCCGGCGCCACGGTGGTCACCTATGACGTCAAGGGGTCACCCGCACTGAAGGTCCGGCTCCTGCCCCGGCAGGGGGTGGCGCCGCACCTGCTCGCCGCAGAAGTTGCTGGACTGGTGGAAGCCCTTGAATCCGTCCTCGGCAAGGACATCCCCGTCCTTATCCACATCGGTGCCGGCGCACGGACGCGCTTCGGCAGGGCCGAACGCGTCCGCTGACGCTTGCGTCTGGTCAGGCAGGGCTCCTGGTCAAGTAGACGGTGCAGTCTACCGGCACCTCATCCATGAGCCGCCATTCCTGTTCTGGCTCCGGCCCGCTGGAGAGCGCCACGGAATAGCCTTCCGGGATGGGCGCCGAGGCGAACCCCATGTTCGACAGGACCAGAACGTCACGGTTCCGGAAGGCCAGCAGGCCGCTCTCTGGTGCGTGGACCTCGTCCCATTGCAGTGAGCCCTTTCCAAGTTGCCGCACGGCGCGGAACGCCAGGGCAGCCCGGTACAGCTCCAAGGTGGAGCCTTCCTCGCCGTCCTGCTGGTCCGCAGCGAGGGGGCCGAAGCTTTCGGGCTGCGGGAGCCATGGGGGAGCCGCATCACCGGGGAATGACTCGGCGAAGCCGTATCCGTGCTTTTCCGCGGCCCAGGGGAGGGGTACCCGGCAGCCGTCCCGTCCGGTTTCTGCCCCCTGGGTTCGGAAGAACGTGGGGTCCTGCCGCGCGTCGTCCGGAAGGGTGGTGTGTTCGGGGAGTCCCAGCTCCTCGCCCTGGTACAGGTAGGCGGAACCAGGCAGGGCCAGTTCCACCAGGGTGGCGGCACGGGCGCGCGCCAGTCCCAGGGCGGCGTCCGGCTGCTCATCGTACGCGGCGATGCCCTTGGGGAATGTGGTGGGATCCGCGAGTCCGAACCGGGTGGTGTGGCGGACAGTATCGTGGTTGCTGAGCACCCAGGTGCAGGGTGCCCCAACTGCTGCGGCGGCCTTCAGGGACGCGTCGATTGCTTCGGCCATGCGCTCGGCGTTCCAGCCGGCCATCAGGAAGTCAAAGTTGAAGGCTTGTTGCATCTCATCCGGCCGCACATAGAGGGCCAGGCGTTCGGCCGGTTCCACCCAGGCCTCGGCCACCATCATCCGGTCGCTGCCGTATTCTTCGAGGACCCGGTGCCAGTCACGGTAAATGTCGTGCACGCCGTCCTGGTCGAAGAAAGGCGAGGGCGGGTAGACCGGCGATACCGCCCGGTGGGGTTCCTCGGCATTTGTGTGGGCTCCGGGGGCATCTCCCGGGGGTGGGGGCTCCCTCCGAACCTCCACTTTGTGGTCGGCGGTGGTTCCCTCAACCATTGCGGCCACGCCCTCCCAGTCGGGAAGGCCTGGCTCCTTGACCATGCCGTGGGCCACGTCAACCCGGAATCCGTCCGCGCCCCGGTCCAGCCAGAAGCGCAGAACAGAGCGCATTTCTTCCTGCACCTCGTGGTTTTCCCAGTTGAGGTCCGGCTGCTTTGTGTCGAAGAGGTGCAGGTACCACTCGCCTGGCGAGCCGTCCTTCTCTTTGATCCTGGTCCAGGCGGGTCCGCCAAAGATGGACTTCCAGTTGTTCGGTGCCCGATTGCCGTCACCGGAGCCCGGCGCCTCGTCCTTGCCCGGGCGGAAGATGTAGCGGTCCCGTTCGGGGGAGCCTGGCTGTGCGGCAAGCGCGGCCTGGAACCAGGCATGCTCGTCAGACGTGTGGTTGGGGACCAGGTCCACAATGACCTTCAGGCCGCGCCGGTGGGCTTCCTGCAACATCGCGTCGAAGTCCGCCAGCGACCCGAACAGGGGGTCCACCTGCCGGTAGTCGGCAACGTCGTACCCGCCGTCTGCCTGCGGCGACTTGTAAAACGGGGACAGCCAGATGGCATCCACGCCTAACCGCTCCAGGTACGGGAGATGATCCATGACGCCGCGTAGATCCCCCATGCCATCGCCATTGCCGTCGGCGAAGGAGCGGGGATAGATCTGGTAGACGACGGCGTCAGTCCACCATTGCCTGGTTGCATCGGAGGCAGGAACGGCCAGCTTGGACATTTGGTTCCTCTCAGATAACTTTTTGATGTAAACGCTTGCATTACCTGCGGCAACCTTACTAGTGTGATGGTCACCACATCAACCTCACCCAGCAAGCGCACTGCCGACTTACTTGTCACTCAGCGAGGAGCTTCAAGCTAATGAAAACCCCTAGATTCCTACTGCCAGCTGCAACCGCAGGCATCCTGGCCCTTTCCCTGACCGCATGCGCCGGCGGAGGCGGCGGC
Encoded here:
- a CDS encoding glycoside hydrolase family 68 protein, yielding MHKHPRTSRLLRWRPAAAALATAVAASAFLAVPSAQANEPADPPAAEQMPAPTPGFPLPTEHTQEAFDPASDFTSKWTRADASQIMAQSDTTVAPGQNSMSPDVTMPEIPEDFPTMNEDVWVWDTWSLTDENANQISYKGYDVIFSLVADRHAGYNFDQRHWNARIGYFFRKTNADPAKDKWNYGGHLFVDGASIGNTEWSGSTRLMQGNHVNVFYTATTFHDAAERNAGGGGIAPDAAIAKALGKIHADENGVTFDGFEHTKLLEPDGTMYQTKEQNPGFAFRDPFTFADPAHPGKTFMVFEGNTGGNRGEYQCTEEDLGYREGDANAESLDEVNSSGAYYQTGNVGLAVADNKDLTKWSFLPPILSANCVNDQTERPQIFIQNEDGKNKYYLYTISHQFTYAAGMRGPDGVYGFVGDGVRSDYQPVNNSGLALGSPTDLNLPANNPSGSISGQQNGRQFQAYSHYVQPNGLVQSFIDNVNGVRGGSLSPTVKINFKNGVTQVDRSFGQNGLGPFGYLPTNVRVGGEGHYK
- a CDS encoding Asp23/Gls24 family envelope stress response protein, which translates into the protein MEYQNPQPEAGIYSHAAPVPVPASALGRTVISETAVAKVAGIAARAVPGVYSLGSGPSRALGAIRDAVGSSDHAAGVHAEVGETQVAVDISLVASYGTPLHSLADQVRAAVYRAVEELVGLQVIEVNVEITDVYVPPPVKPTPSGSTDREALL
- a CDS encoding membrane protein, with protein sequence MNLTVAGMAMGAFVAFMSLQFGLWGFLVSLLFMAIGALLGRAAEGKLDLRGVLDAIIGRRSSS
- a CDS encoding glycoside hydrolase family 13 protein gives rise to the protein MSKLAVPASDATRQWWTDAVVYQIYPRSFADGNGDGMGDLRGVMDHLPYLERLGVDAIWLSPFYKSPQADGGYDVADYRQVDPLFGSLADFDAMLQEAHRRGLKVIVDLVPNHTSDEHAWFQAALAAQPGSPERDRYIFRPGKDEAPGSGDGNRAPNNWKSIFGGPAWTRIKEKDGSPGEWYLHLFDTKQPDLNWENHEVQEEMRSVLRFWLDRGADGFRVDVAHGMVKEPGLPDWEGVAAMVEGTTADHKVEVRREPPPPGDAPGAHTNAEEPHRAVSPVYPPSPFFDQDGVHDIYRDWHRVLEEYGSDRMMVAEAWVEPAERLALYVRPDEMQQAFNFDFLMAGWNAERMAEAIDASLKAAAAVGAPCTWVLSNHDTVRHTTRFGLADPTTFPKGIAAYDEQPDAALGLARARAATLVELALPGSAYLYQGEELGLPEHTTLPDDARQDPTFFRTQGAETGRDGCRVPLPWAAEKHGYGFAESFPGDAAPPWLPQPESFGPLAADQQDGEEGSTLELYRAALAFRAVRQLGKGSLQWDEVHAPESGLLAFRNRDVLVLSNMGFASAPIPEGYSVALSSGPEPEQEWRLMDEVPVDCTVYLTRSPA